CCAAGTAATCTTCATCAGAAAAATCGTCATCATCATTCAATTCTAGGAATAAAGGGGATAAAATATATTGTGAATACAGTATGAATACATATTAAATGGCTGTCAATCAATGCATGTTGGTATTAAAGGATTTCAATAACTTCAATACATCCGTTACATCCTGGAGAAATAATGGTTACACACATTACATCCGGGTGAAATTTTCCATTTggcttttttttaattattatatgacACAACAATGGgtgattttgttttgttaaaagaTGTACTGTTACAGATTAACTAACTTTATTGCACATGGTAGCCTAAATGTCTATTATATATCTATGGACCTATAATATATCTTAGTGATTTGGATTTTCTGATGCCCACCGTAATTTACCATTTTCGGACAGCGTTTCCATAGGCGTCTTATAAACTCATGAATACAACAAGAACTTACCTTCATAACACCTTAATTTTACAGGACGGAAACAGAACGAATCGATATACAAATTCTGCTTACAGTACTTCAGACTATCTTCAAATCCATTACATGTAAAGTCAAACCTGTAGTTTAAAGAACTGTCTGACCAGTATTTGTTTTGCAATTGATAGCCATTTGAGTATCCAAGCTGCCTACAAGCTACTTGTGAGTTGTCACCTGTCCaataatttatgcaaatttgaCTCCATTCCTCTTCATACTTTATTTCTAAGCGACCAATATTCGAGGAATATTTCGAGGAATCCCCAAATAGACGTATTGTATAATTTTCAAATTGCTGTTCATCTAgacaaataaaattcaataaccatacattaaaagaaaaataaattgaaataagaGTTTACAAACATAAGCTTCAacacatttctttaaaattccCTCTTTCACCCTTGTTTACTCCATAATgttgttcccactaggacgcaaaaCCATGGAGAAAAATGTTTTTCCCTTCATGGAAAAAACGTAAAGTAATTAGACAAACCACACGCGATTAGCTAGAATAGAATGCCTACAAGAGTGGTACCAATACAACGttacattgatttttttttgtgttaagaaagaaacattaaaattataataataattgttattagtaCAATTCAGTATCAATAAGATATTGTAtctactatttatttttgtaaatgctgataataaaaaaataatatttactgcAAATGGATAGCAAATAATGGGTTTTCATACATAGTTTACAGTTCCATAAAATACTGTTAATTCTTCCCCACCCCACCCCTCCAACAAACACCCAACACTTCTGAGTCATCACTACTTACGATAGATTGTTTTGTGTTATTATGTGTTGGATTGTATACATTCAAAGAAAGAAATAGAAATAATGCCTTTTGTTAAACCATGTGTTGTTATTAGTTGGGATGATTAATCTACAAGAAGGAATTATCTAAATGTTGACcccttaaaaaataaatcattatagTAAAAGTTATGTTGCATAATTTCCATGTATGCACTTCTACATATTATagctaaaaaaacaaatactcTGTACTTTCCCGTTTTGTTCATTTACTAAAATCTACATTTTTTAGATAATGCTTTTTCATAAATCAGGGCAGAAATCTACGGGAGTAATTGTAAAGGTCCTGTTTACTACTGGTGAAGTATGTCTCTTCTTGTCGGGGTGGCTTATACAGGCGTAAATGGGCGTTCCATAGGCGTCTTATAAACTAATGAATACAACAAGAACTTACATTCATAACACTTTAATTTTACAGGACGGAAACAGAACGAATCGATATACAACTTCTGCTTGCAGTACTTCAGACTATCTTCAGATCCATTGCATGTAAAGTCAACCTTGTAGTTTAAAAAACTGTCTGACTCGTAGTCGCCGTACAATTGATAGCCTCTTGAGTATCCAAGCTGCCTACAAGCTACTTGTGCATTTTCAACTGCCCAATCCCTTATGCAAATTTGACTCCACTCCCCTTCATACTTTATTTCTAAGCGACCAATATTTGAAGAATTTTCC
This region of Antedon mediterranea chromosome 8, ecAntMedi1.1, whole genome shotgun sequence genomic DNA includes:
- the LOC140057011 gene encoding neurotrypsin-like, producing MIYFLRDEQQFKNYTIRLIGDSSENSSNIGRLEIKYEGEWSQICIRDWAVENAQVACRQLGYSRGYQLYGDYESDSFLNYKVDFTCNGSEDSLKYCKQKLYIDSFCFRPVKLKCYEYEQQFENYTIRLFGDSSKYSSNIGRLEIKYEEEWSQICINYWTGDNSQVACRQLGYSNGYQLQNKYWSDSSLNYRFDFTCNGFEDSLKYCKQNLYIDSFCFRPVKLRCYEELNDDDDFSDEDYLDTSISTTSGRPTSISYSSRITEVIIIFIIIFIFAFLLIFFACISDKRITSPAGRRFTPGGGGYGGGGGDCGGGGDGGGGGGGC